In Phyllopteryx taeniolatus isolate TA_2022b chromosome 1, UOR_Ptae_1.2, whole genome shotgun sequence, the following proteins share a genomic window:
- the LOC133477964 gene encoding major facilitator superfamily domain-containing protein 4B-like: MFVDDRIVSLFKRNAHHTLTYWSVFFSFGLCIAFLGPTILDLQCQTNSTLSQITWVFFSQQFCLLIGSSVAGVFKRTLFSALSALFVSALIISVIFSVIPLCNNVLVLAIAMAVSGLAMGLIDTIANIQLVTIYQKDSAVFLQALHFFIGFGALVSPLIADPFLSEHGCGNHTGNGTEIMHHFRNVLRNSPIAEHNITQNYLPHGGGEEESSVHYAFWIMALINLPVPLAVLFLMYREQLIPCCPRGTPQLLDKDELAMENRQGAEGTEVGQGAHEAGGHGDIFSCCHNDNLRGLPVSFFMIHILGGMVLFMTDGIVGAYAGFVYTYAVASPMSLPHKTAGYLASIFWASITAGRLLSIPLSYRFQVVRLLMVNLAGAIITVLLLLIFYTSSTFLYVGTCLCGLFLSSIFPCMLAYTEDILDYQGCATSVLVTSAGMGEMVMQVLVGSIIQTEGSYSFLLCGVIIASIGLILFIALLFFHRMHRNYLTGTTKKSAMVEEETPETNGLPKVEPKEEAQKS, encoded by the exons ATGTTCGTGGACGATCGGATAGTGTCTCTGTTCAAGAGGAACGCCCACCACACGTTGACTTACTGGAGTGTTTTCTTCAGCTTCGGACTGTGCATCGCCTTCCTCGGGCCTACCATTCTGGACTTGCAGTGTCAAACCAACTCCACGCTGAGCCAGATTACGTGGGTGTTCTTCTCGCAGCAATTCTGCTTGTTGATCGGCAGCTCGGTCGCCGGCGTTTTCAAGAGGAC GTTGTTCAGCGCTCTGTCCGCTTTATTCGTCTCGGCGCTCATCATCTCTGTGATATTTTCCGTCATCCCTTTGTGCAACAATGTCCTGGTGCTGGCCATTGCCATGGCTGTGTCCGGTTTGGCCATGGGACTCATCGACACCATTGCAAACATCCAACTGGTCACCATCTATCAAAAGGACTCTGCTGTTTTCTTGCAG GCTCTCCATTTCTTTATTGGCTTCGGCGCCCTGGTGAGCCCTCTGATTGCAGATCCTTTCCTGTCGGAGCACGGCTGTGGGAATCACACTGGGAACGGGACAGAGATCATGCATCATTTCAGGAACGTGCTGAGAAACAGTCCTATTGCGGAGCACAACATCACTCAGAACTACTTGCCCCACGGGGGGGGAGAGGAAGAGTCCAGTGTGCACTATGCCTTCTGGATCATGGCCCTCATCAAT CTGCCTGTGCCCCTCGCTGTGCTCTTCTTGATGTATCGGGAGCAGCTGATACCATGCTGCCCCAGAGGCACACCGCAACTGCTGGACAAAGATGAACTGGCAATGGAGAACCGGCAGGGAGCTGAGGGCACAGAAGTGGGGCAGGGAGCACATGAAGCTGGAG GTCACGGGGATATCTTCAGCTGCTGTCACAATGATAACCTGCGCGGCTTGCCAGTATCCTTCTTCATGATTCACATCCTTGGTGGGATGGTGCTCTTCATGACTGATGGTATTGTG GGGGCATACGCCGGTTTTGTGTACACGTATGCCGTTGCATCGCCCATGTCCCTACCCCATAAGACGGCAGGCTACTTAGCCAGCATTTTCTGGGCGTCCATCACCGCAGGTCGACTGCTGTCCATACCTCTCTCGTACCGTTTCCAAGTTGTGAGACTGCTCATGGTCAACCTG GCAGGTGCTATTATCActgtgttgctgctgctgatCTTCTACACCAGCAGTACGTTTTTGTATGTCGGGACCTGTTTGTGTGGGCTTTTCCTCAGCAGCATCTTCCCGTGCATGCTTGCTTACACTGAAGACATCCTCGATTACCAAG GTTGCGCCACCTCAGTGCTGGTGACAAGTGCAGGAATGGGAGAGATGGTCATGCAGGTTCTGGTTGGCTCA ATTATCCAAACTGAAGGCAGCTATAGCTTCCTTCTGTGTGGAGTGATTATCGCCAGCATTGGTTTGATCCTTTTTATCGCTCTGCTGTTCTTCCATCGGATGCACAGAAACTATCTCACAG GAACGACAAAAAAGTCCGCCATGGTGGAGGAGGAAACGCCAGAAACCAATGGATTGCCCAAAGTCGAGCCAAAAGAGGAGGCGCAGAAGAGCTGA